In Candidatus Brocadia sp., the following proteins share a genomic window:
- a CDS encoding PIN domain-containing protein: protein MTKIYLDTNIYNRPFDDQAQVRIRLETIAIFSILQRIKEEEFSLLWSFMIDYENSLNPYNDVRQEIEMAFALANETIVPNDFIVAKAREFEALGIRPRDALHLACALKGEAEYFLTCDNKLIKKALELKINIKIMNPLKFIEEWEVS, encoded by the coding sequence ATGACTAAAATTTATCTCGATACTAATATTTATAATCGGCCATTTGATGATCAGGCACAGGTTAGAATACGGCTTGAAACGATAGCCATCTTCTCTATTTTACAGAGAATAAAAGAAGAAGAATTTTCTCTTTTGTGGTCTTTTATGATTGACTATGAAAACAGCCTGAATCCCTATAATGACGTGAGACAAGAAATAGAAATGGCATTTGCTCTCGCAAATGAGACGATAGTTCCTAACGATTTCATTGTTGCTAAGGCAAGGGAATTTGAAGCTCTTGGTATAAGACCAAGAGACGCTCTTCATCTTGCTTGTGCTTTAAAAGGAGAGGCTGAATATTTTTTAACGTGTGATAACAAACTGATAAAGAAAGCATTGGAATTGAAAATAAACATTAAGATAATGAATCCTTTAAAATTTATTGAAGAGTGGGAGGTGAGTTAA
- a CDS encoding UPF0175 family protein, whose product MNGKRKNNNRYPCRNLTYSGKKRKDIPSKIFEYLVLELYRIGEISSGKAAQFLEMERFEFIKFASRMGIPFIDMDKEELLDDYKYASRAIKSKMIIVSNGKPKL is encoded by the coding sequence GTGAATGGAAAAAGAAAGAATAACAATAGATATCCCTGCCGAAATCTTACCTATAGTGGCAAAAAAAGAAAAGATATACCATCAAAGATTTTTGAATACTTAGTACTCGAACTTTACCGAATAGGAGAGATATCCAGCGGCAAGGCGGCACAGTTCCTCGAAATGGAACGTTTCGAATTTATAAAATTTGCTTCGCGAATGGGTATCCCATTTATTGATATGGATAAGGAAGAACTTTTAGACGATTATAAATATGCTAGCAGGGCTATAAAAAGTAAGATGATAATCGTTTCAAATGGAAAACCCAAATTATAA
- a CDS encoding (deoxy)nucleoside triphosphate pyrophosphohydrolase: MKHIQVACAIIEKEGKVLSTQRSKAMSLPLKWEFPGGKINNGEGLTECLKRELLEELGIEAAIDHPLPPVTHNYQTVSVTLHPFVCRIVSGEITLHEHVALAWLTPRELHTLDWAEADVPVIQLYREFLKTHQG, translated from the coding sequence ATGAAACATATTCAGGTCGCTTGTGCAATTATTGAGAAGGAAGGGAAAGTTCTTTCCACACAGCGGAGCAAGGCTATGAGTTTGCCGCTAAAATGGGAATTCCCTGGCGGCAAGATTAATAACGGAGAAGGCCTTACAGAATGTCTCAAACGCGAATTGCTGGAAGAATTAGGCATAGAGGCCGCTATAGACCATCCCCTTCCACCGGTAACCCATAACTACCAAACAGTTTCAGTCACGCTCCATCCCTTTGTCTGCAGAATAGTCTCAGGTGAAATCACGCTCCATGAACATGTGGCACTTGCCTGGTTAACTCCCCGGGAACTTCATACACTCGACTGGGCAGAAGCAGACGTGCCAGTGATACAGTTATACCGGGAATTTCTCAAGACTCATCAGGGATGA
- a CDS encoding HD domain-containing protein, with product MSRKYISSLKTGEPVEEIFLVLKKEVKETREKKPYLNLQLADKSGSIEARKWDATPQLCDSFNKDAFIKIKGVVETFNNTLQIRINEISPIAEKQVQMGEFIPSTEKDISAMMNELKQIIKTVKDPYLSKLLCAFFSDESFCKVFSTAPAATQYHHAFLGGLLEHILSVAKLAISFSNQYPTIKRDLLLTGVILHDIGKTRELSYERSFQYTDEGQLTGHLISGVLMVNGKAQKIDGFPPDLLNVLFHLILSHHGEYEWGSPVKPGTPEAIALHHLDNLDAKVHAATKAITEHKDSNSSWTEYVKMFERRLYKK from the coding sequence ATGTCCAGAAAATATATATCCAGCTTAAAAACCGGTGAACCTGTAGAAGAGATATTTCTTGTTCTGAAAAAGGAAGTCAAAGAAACAAGGGAAAAAAAGCCGTATCTCAATCTGCAACTGGCCGACAAGTCCGGCTCTATTGAAGCACGGAAATGGGATGCAACTCCTCAACTTTGCGACAGCTTCAATAAGGATGCATTCATAAAGATAAAAGGGGTCGTTGAAACCTTCAACAATACCCTGCAAATCCGCATTAACGAAATCTCCCCTATCGCAGAAAAACAAGTACAGATGGGAGAATTCATACCAAGCACTGAAAAAGATATTTCCGCGATGATGAATGAACTCAAACAGATTATCAAAACGGTTAAAGACCCTTATCTCTCAAAGCTGTTATGTGCATTTTTTTCTGACGAATCCTTTTGTAAGGTGTTTTCCACCGCGCCTGCTGCTACACAATACCACCACGCCTTTTTAGGGGGATTATTGGAGCATATCCTTTCTGTTGCCAAACTGGCAATCAGCTTTTCAAATCAGTATCCAACAATAAAAAGAGATTTGTTACTCACGGGTGTCATCTTGCACGATATCGGGAAAACACGGGAACTATCCTACGAGCGCAGTTTCCAGTATACCGACGAAGGGCAACTTACAGGACACCTCATCTCGGGTGTCCTTATGGTCAATGGAAAGGCTCAAAAAATAGATGGGTTTCCACCCGATCTTCTCAATGTGCTTTTCCACCTCATCTTGAGCCACCACGGAGAATATGAATGGGGTTCACCGGTAAAGCCAGGTACACCCGAAGCCATTGCATTGCACCACCTGGACAATCTGGATGCAAAGGTACATGCGGCAACAAAGGCAATAACCGAGCATAAAGACTCAAACAGTTCGTGGACTGAATACGTTAAGATGTTTGAAAGGAGACTGTACAAAAAATAG
- the rnr gene encoding ribonuclease R, giving the protein MINPIDILRFIRSKKYSPMTAAELAEHFEIIDAEYRQFCNLLQELEFSGEIVKIKQKQYADPGKVHLLVGTLECNPRGFGFVVPIKEDGGEDIYVNEEDMGSAMHGDLVVVRLPATVQIPKKWKEKRRSPSGQIVNVLKRVNEFVVGTFEKTKRLRFVAPDDPRLFRDIYVAEEVSRGAQPGDKVVIRITVWPSRHLNPEGEVTEVLGKEGDPRVDLRSIIYQFKLPHTFGQRVLKETKHVPHAVSEKEIQNRLDLRNKLIITIDPEDAKDFDDAVSVGKDQNGDWHLGVHVADVSYYIKSDTAIDKEARHRGTSVYLPGEVIPMLPEILSNNICSLREGEDRLTKSVFMTINRKGYLVKAEIKHSVINVAKRLTYNQATAILNNETDGNISDEVVDMLRNMAYLAGLLFKNRLGRGALELDLPEISLKLDEHGYIKDVEKVERDISHRLIEEFMLLANEMVAIFMYEKKMPLLCRVHPEPEDDAMWEFAEFIRGLEHARIDPFQSKHLQSLLDKVRGKPEAYTVNLVLLKSMKQAVYTAGEGRHFALALDHYTHFTSPIRRYPDLLVHRILDQYFSGELSSPFVHDTWMNCLPDWAGHCSMTERRADEVEREITKLKLLRFLEHEIGKIFDGVITGVQEFGFFVQLNKYLLEGLVHIRTLADDIYQVDKKTMALVGTRRRKMYRIGEVVKVKIYKIDFLKREIDFIHCGSQEGRAKQGKARKTAENDIQ; this is encoded by the coding sequence ATGATCAATCCTATCGATATCCTCAGATTCATCCGTAGCAAAAAATATAGCCCCATGACAGCCGCTGAACTGGCAGAGCATTTTGAGATCATTGATGCAGAATACCGCCAATTCTGCAACCTTTTGCAGGAGTTGGAGTTTTCCGGTGAGATTGTAAAGATCAAGCAAAAACAGTACGCCGACCCGGGAAAGGTACACTTACTGGTGGGTACCCTGGAATGCAATCCGCGGGGATTTGGTTTTGTTGTCCCGATTAAAGAAGACGGCGGTGAAGATATTTATGTCAACGAAGAAGATATGGGTTCTGCTATGCACGGAGACCTCGTGGTGGTGCGGCTCCCCGCAACTGTCCAGATTCCCAAAAAATGGAAGGAAAAGAGGCGAAGTCCATCAGGACAAATTGTTAACGTATTAAAACGTGTGAATGAATTCGTCGTGGGCACCTTCGAAAAAACAAAACGACTGCGGTTTGTTGCCCCCGACGACCCTAGATTATTCAGGGACATCTACGTTGCAGAAGAAGTTTCAAGGGGCGCACAACCCGGCGACAAAGTGGTCATTCGAATCACCGTATGGCCATCAAGACATCTCAACCCGGAGGGAGAGGTTACCGAAGTTTTGGGAAAGGAAGGAGATCCCAGGGTTGATCTCCGTTCTATTATTTATCAATTCAAACTTCCCCACACCTTTGGCCAAAGAGTGCTGAAAGAAACGAAGCATGTACCCCATGCCGTTTCGGAAAAGGAAATCCAGAATAGGCTCGACTTACGCAACAAACTCATCATCACCATCGATCCGGAAGACGCCAAAGATTTTGATGATGCAGTCTCCGTCGGAAAGGACCAAAATGGAGATTGGCATCTGGGCGTGCACGTAGCTGATGTCTCATACTACATAAAATCTGATACAGCCATTGATAAAGAGGCTCGCCACCGGGGTACCAGCGTTTACTTACCCGGTGAAGTCATCCCTATGCTGCCGGAAATTTTGTCAAACAATATCTGCAGCCTGAGAGAAGGAGAGGACCGGCTCACCAAAAGTGTTTTTATGACCATTAATCGCAAAGGGTATCTTGTCAAAGCAGAAATAAAACATTCGGTTATTAATGTTGCCAAACGTTTGACGTATAACCAGGCCACGGCCATCCTCAATAATGAAACAGATGGAAATATATCTGATGAAGTGGTAGACATGCTGCGCAACATGGCATACCTTGCCGGATTGCTTTTTAAAAACCGTCTGGGGCGGGGCGCCTTAGAATTAGACCTCCCTGAAATTTCCTTAAAATTAGACGAGCACGGTTACATCAAGGATGTCGAAAAAGTTGAAAGGGATATTTCACATAGATTAATAGAAGAATTTATGCTCCTGGCGAATGAAATGGTGGCAATATTCATGTATGAAAAAAAGATGCCGCTGCTGTGCCGCGTCCATCCGGAACCAGAGGACGATGCCATGTGGGAATTTGCTGAGTTTATCCGTGGACTGGAACATGCCAGGATAGACCCCTTTCAAAGCAAGCACCTGCAGTCGTTACTCGATAAGGTGCGTGGAAAGCCGGAGGCCTATACCGTAAATCTCGTACTCCTGAAATCGATGAAACAGGCAGTTTATACTGCGGGTGAAGGAAGGCACTTTGCACTCGCGCTGGATCACTATACCCACTTTACTTCCCCCATCCGCCGCTATCCTGACCTGCTTGTCCATAGGATTTTAGACCAATATTTTTCAGGAGAATTGTCATCTCCTTTCGTGCACGATACATGGATGAATTGTTTACCCGATTGGGCAGGACATTGCTCCATGACCGAACGCAGGGCAGATGAAGTAGAACGGGAAATTACCAAACTAAAATTACTTCGGTTCCTTGAACATGAGATTGGAAAAATCTTCGATGGTGTTATTACCGGTGTCCAGGAATTCGGTTTCTTTGTCCAGTTAAATAAGTACCTGCTGGAGGGACTTGTCCACATCCGTACCCTGGCAGATGACATCTATCAGGTAGACAAAAAAACCATGGCCCTTGTTGGCACCCGTCGCAGGAAAATGTACAGGATCGGAGAGGTTGTGAAGGTAAAAATCTACAAGATCGACTTTTTAAAACGAGAAATTGATTTTATACATTGCGGCAGCCAAGAAGGGAGAGCAAAACAAGGAAAGGCACGGAAGACCGCAGAAAATGATATACAATGA
- a CDS encoding DUF3368 domain-containing protein: protein MNKRWVSNTSPLILLNKIGYLHLLTELCAELIIPKGVIDELFFHKEEQSRWELLLSSKKVITLKAPLQIPPDVAGWDLGKGESEVVTFAVEQPGCSVILDDLQARKCARTFNVSVMGTVGIILFAKKKRYIAEASPLIKLLIESGLRFDINWITKALELVHERFEITKTE, encoded by the coding sequence ATGAATAAACGATGGGTTTCTAATACATCACCATTAATCTTATTGAATAAGATAGGATATCTGCATCTTCTAACAGAATTGTGTGCAGAACTTATAATTCCCAAGGGTGTAATAGACGAACTGTTTTTTCATAAAGAAGAACAATCAAGGTGGGAACTTCTTCTTTCCTCTAAAAAAGTTATAACTTTAAAAGCCCCACTTCAAATACCTCCGGATGTCGCAGGATGGGATTTAGGAAAAGGAGAATCCGAGGTTGTTACCTTTGCGGTAGAACAGCCTGGTTGTAGCGTTATTCTGGACGATTTACAGGCAAGGAAATGCGCACGCACTTTTAATGTATCCGTAATGGGAACAGTGGGAATTATTCTGTTTGCCAAAAAGAAAAGGTATATTGCAGAAGCAAGTCCTCTCATTAAGTTGTTAATAGAATCAGGTCTGAGATTTGATATAAATTGGATAACAAAGGCATTAGAACTTGTTCATGAAAGATTTGAAATCACAAAGACTGAATGA
- a CDS encoding nucleotide sugar dehydrogenase, whose translation MGELLEKIKTKKANVGVIGLGYVGLPLALEFVRSGYCVTGIDKNKERVESLNKGTSYVIDVKSEDIAQFIEKGLLCITNDISVLSNLDAISICVPTPLTKTKDPDMSYIITVGQEVKNYMHKDQLFILESTTYPGTTEELVLPLLEKGGLRVGKDFYLAFSPERIDPGNKRYSVKNIPKVIGGVTQQCTELASCLYGHIIETIIPVSSPKVAEMVKLLENTFRNVNIALVNEIAIMSERLSIDVWEVIDAAKTKPFGFMSFYPGPGLGGHCIPIDPLYLSWVAKKNGFELRFIALADQINSGMPEFVVEKVTDALNTIEKSVKGSNIHVLGVAYKKDVDDLRESPALEIMNILRSKGARITYTDPYIPEINYQKLSMKSRPLSKEVLSKIDCSVIVTDHSSFDYNLIVANSKLVVDTRNALKGINKKHIVRL comes from the coding sequence ATGGGTGAATTACTAGAAAAGATTAAAACCAAGAAGGCCAATGTTGGAGTCATTGGGCTCGGTTATGTTGGACTGCCACTTGCCCTTGAATTTGTCCGAAGTGGATACTGTGTAACAGGGATTGATAAAAACAAGGAGCGTGTTGAGTCCCTTAACAAAGGCACATCGTATGTAATCGATGTAAAAAGTGAAGATATTGCACAATTCATTGAAAAAGGCCTTTTGTGTATAACCAACGATATCAGCGTTTTATCGAATCTGGATGCCATCAGTATCTGTGTTCCAACTCCACTGACGAAGACGAAAGACCCTGATATGTCGTATATCATCACTGTGGGTCAGGAAGTGAAGAATTACATGCACAAGGATCAGCTCTTCATCTTAGAAAGCACCACATATCCGGGTACAACAGAGGAACTGGTATTACCCTTGTTGGAGAAAGGAGGTCTCAGGGTTGGCAAAGACTTCTATCTTGCCTTTTCTCCGGAGCGTATTGATCCTGGAAACAAGCGGTATTCAGTAAAAAACATTCCCAAGGTGATTGGGGGTGTAACCCAGCAATGCACGGAATTGGCGAGTTGTTTATATGGCCATATTATTGAAACGATCATCCCTGTTTCGTCTCCAAAGGTGGCTGAGATGGTAAAGCTCCTTGAAAATACCTTCCGAAACGTCAATATTGCACTGGTTAACGAAATTGCCATCATGTCGGAGAGATTGAGTATCGATGTATGGGAAGTTATCGATGCAGCAAAGACAAAGCCCTTTGGCTTTATGTCATTTTACCCCGGTCCCGGTTTGGGTGGACATTGTATTCCCATCGATCCACTCTATCTTTCCTGGGTTGCCAAAAAGAATGGATTTGAGTTGAGATTCATTGCACTTGCAGACCAGATAAATAGCGGCATGCCTGAATTTGTTGTGGAAAAGGTTACCGACGCATTGAATACTATAGAAAAAAGCGTGAAGGGCTCGAATATCCATGTCTTGGGTGTTGCCTATAAAAAGGACGTGGATGATCTTCGGGAGTCACCAGCCCTTGAAATTATGAATATCCTGCGATCGAAGGGTGCCAGAATAACGTATACAGACCCTTATATTCCGGAGATTAATTATCAAAAACTGAGTATGAAGTCAAGGCCTCTTTCCAAAGAGGTCTTATCTAAGATAGATTGTTCGGTGATTGTGACAGACCATAGCAGCTTTGATTATAACTTGATTGTTGCCAACTCTAAACTGGTTGTCGATACCCGCAATGCCTTGAAAGGTATTAACAAGAAACATATCGTGCGACTCTAA
- a CDS encoding NAD(P)H-dependent dehydrogenase/reductase: MIDLLRKRRSIRDYENRKIEPEKIEILKEALVRSPSSRGISPWEFILIDDKELLKKLSKAKEHGSEFLEDAALGIIVCGDEKRSDVWIEDCSIASILVQIAAQSIGLGSCWVQIRNRMHIKDITSEEYVQKLLNIPEHVKVESIISLGYPARCEQGVPKEMLPFKKIRMNRY; encoded by the coding sequence ATGATAGATTTACTCAGAAAAAGAAGGAGTATTCGGGACTACGAAAACAGGAAGATTGAACCCGAAAAGATTGAGATTCTGAAAGAGGCTTTGGTAAGGTCGCCGTCTTCAAGGGGCATCAGTCCCTGGGAGTTCATTCTTATAGATGATAAAGAATTATTGAAAAAATTATCAAAGGCAAAGGAGCACGGATCGGAGTTTCTGGAAGATGCTGCATTGGGGATTATCGTCTGCGGTGATGAAAAGCGTTCGGATGTATGGATTGAGGACTGTTCTATTGCATCTATCCTGGTACAAATAGCTGCTCAATCAATTGGTCTGGGAAGTTGTTGGGTTCAGATAAGAAACAGGATGCATATCAAAGATATAACTTCAGAAGAATATGTTCAAAAACTCTTAAATATCCCGGAACACGTGAAAGTTGAATCCATTATCAGTCTTGGATATCCCGCCAGGTGTGAACAGGGTGTGCCAAAAGAAATGCTGCCATTTAAAAAAATCAGGATGAACAGATATTGA
- a CDS encoding endonuclease domain-containing protein, whose product MKINYHPKLKELARKLRNKSTKSEIKLWQYLKRKKMMGYDFHRQKPIDTFIVDFFCNKLKLAIELDGYTHTFEEIAEKDAVKQGKLKELGITVLRFCDEDVMKNTDGVLQVIRRFIENYEKQKLHTP is encoded by the coding sequence ATGAAGATAAATTACCATCCAAAACTCAAGGAACTTGCACGGAAATTGAGAAATAAGAGTACGAAATCAGAAATAAAGCTCTGGCAATACTTGAAGCGTAAAAAAATGATGGGGTATGATTTTCATCGGCAAAAACCAATTGATACGTTTATAGTAGATTTCTTTTGTAATAAATTAAAACTTGCCATTGAGTTGGATGGTTATACCCATACATTTGAAGAAATTGCAGAGAAAGACGCCGTAAAACAAGGGAAATTAAAGGAATTGGGTATAACGGTATTGAGATTTTGCGATGAAGATGTCATGAAAAATACGGATGGGGTTTTACAAGTAATTCGAAGGTTTATTGAAAATTATGAAAAACAGAAATTACACACCCCTTAA
- a CDS encoding UPF0175 family protein, with product MSIVLKLDIPEGAFSALRKEPSEFARELRLAAAVKWYEMGIISQEKASEIAGLTRAEFIFSLGKFGVSPFQYTVEEIKKEISDE from the coding sequence ATGTCAATAGTGTTAAAACTTGATATACCAGAAGGGGCATTTTCGGCACTCCGAAAGGAGCCTTCTGAGTTTGCCAGAGAATTAAGACTCGCGGCAGCAGTTAAATGGTATGAAATGGGAATAATATCGCAGGAAAAGGCATCGGAAATAGCGGGTCTCACGCGCGCTGAATTTATATTTTCGTTGGGGAAATTTGGTGTTTCGCCGTTTCAGTACACCGTTGAAGAAATAAAAAAAGAGATATCCGATGAATAA
- a CDS encoding nucleotidyltransferase domain-containing protein, which yields MKEEIITRLNNVETKERVKILYACESGSRAWGFPSANSDYDVRFLYLHPKDWYLSIDLEQKQEVIERPINDQIDLCGWDLRKALWLFRKSNPPLLEWLGSPIVYWEKYSIATQMRQLAKTYYSPKACMYHYLHMARGNYREYLKGEQVWIKKYFYVLRPILAINWLERGWGIVPTDFRVMVNQLFNSGELKREIEKLINAKMLGEELDYGPRIPVISNFIDSEIERLEGRQFTDSTHQCSADQLNSLFISALDEIWS from the coding sequence ATGAAAGAAGAAATAATAACCAGATTAAACAATGTTGAAACCAAAGAACGTGTAAAAATACTGTACGCTTGTGAATCGGGAAGCCGTGCATGGGGTTTCCCCTCAGCCAATAGTGATTATGACGTGCGTTTTTTATACCTTCATCCCAAAGATTGGTACTTATCCATTGATCTGGAACAGAAACAAGAAGTTATTGAACGGCCGATCAATGACCAGATAGATTTGTGTGGTTGGGATTTACGCAAGGCTTTGTGGCTGTTTCGCAAATCGAATCCACCGCTTTTGGAATGGTTGGGATCGCCAATCGTTTACTGGGAAAAGTATTCAATTGCCACGCAGATGAGACAATTGGCAAAGACCTATTATTCCCCAAAAGCATGCATGTATCATTATTTGCATATGGCGCGCGGCAACTATCGAGAATATCTGAAAGGGGAACAAGTTTGGATAAAAAAGTATTTTTACGTGCTTCGCCCCATATTGGCTATCAACTGGCTTGAACGGGGGTGGGGCATTGTGCCAACGGACTTCAGGGTAATGGTCAATCAACTCTTTAATTCGGGGGAATTGAAACGGGAGATCGAAAAACTGATAAACGCCAAAATGCTGGGTGAAGAATTAGATTACGGACCTCGTATTCCGGTAATAAGTAATTTTATAGATAGTGAAATTGAACGGCTTGAAGGCAGACAATTTACAGATAGCACACATCAATGCTCAGCAGATCAGTTGAACAGTTTATTTATATCTGCCTTGGATGAAATATGGTCGTAA
- a CDS encoding 4Fe-4S binding protein: protein MEEVKQQQSMPASAQGLYLEKRRPDNRKSGKYKRNGFNSQKLRWSVQIAFFIVVLVIGWQFYTFVKYCEAGGKGFYLPRPPGVESFLPISALMGTKYFFGTGTINPIHPAGFVIFGTLLLTTLFFRRGFCGWICPIGTISEWEWRLGDWFLKKLPQRVSSLMRNIPTRFTAGLSLIFTPIIVLLILEIITMESFKSPVFRYLTPAYILAMVLPFVIPGKIWSDKVNDIIARAWKYSILAFFIQVIIIKMPIAQLEVMYTRVPFVRVADVKMLKFFTNMSGMALSVILAFLIISLVNKNFWCRFFCPYGALLGIIGYVSPMRITRDTGKCIDCGKCTKACAMHILVEKKKHVLTHECVACYDCVNACPVNGALDMKLVGDRKKIHYGLYAIMLIGLYVAITNTARATGHWYTRISDAEYILRISELNHPKYLHKAGQFETE, encoded by the coding sequence TTGGAAGAGGTTAAACAACAGCAATCAATGCCTGCATCAGCGCAGGGGCTTTATCTTGAGAAAAGAAGACCGGATAACAGGAAGTCTGGCAAATATAAACGGAACGGTTTTAATTCTCAGAAGCTGCGCTGGTCTGTACAAATAGCTTTTTTTATCGTAGTGCTTGTTATTGGCTGGCAATTTTATACCTTTGTCAAATACTGTGAGGCTGGCGGAAAGGGATTTTATCTGCCGCGGCCGCCTGGGGTCGAATCCTTCCTGCCGATCAGCGCCCTCATGGGCACAAAATACTTTTTTGGGACAGGCACGATTAACCCTATCCATCCCGCCGGATTCGTCATCTTCGGGACATTACTCCTGACGACCTTATTTTTCAGGAGGGGGTTCTGCGGTTGGATCTGTCCTATTGGCACCATTTCTGAATGGGAGTGGCGTCTGGGGGATTGGTTTTTAAAGAAACTCCCACAACGTGTTTCGTCCTTAATGCGAAATATCCCAACCAGATTTACGGCCGGTTTGAGTCTTATTTTTACTCCCATCATCGTCCTGCTGATATTAGAGATCATAACCATGGAGAGCTTTAAATCGCCTGTCTTCAGATACCTGACCCCTGCTTATATCCTGGCAATGGTACTGCCATTTGTTATCCCCGGAAAGATATGGTCTGATAAAGTCAACGACATTATTGCCCGCGCCTGGAAATATTCAATCCTGGCTTTTTTTATCCAGGTCATTATTATCAAAATGCCCATTGCACAGCTGGAGGTCATGTATACCCGTGTACCTTTTGTCCGTGTGGCAGATGTCAAAATGTTGAAATTTTTCACAAACATGTCTGGTATGGCATTGTCTGTCATCCTGGCATTCCTCATTATTTCGCTGGTAAATAAAAATTTTTGGTGCCGTTTTTTTTGTCCATACGGTGCCCTGCTAGGTATTATTGGATACGTAAGCCCTATGAGAATTACTCGCGATACAGGAAAGTGTATTGATTGCGGGAAATGCACGAAGGCATGTGCTATGCACATCCTTGTGGAAAAAAAGAAACACGTCCTGACCCATGAATGTGTAGCCTGCTACGATTGCGTTAATGCTTGTCCGGTGAATGGAGCGCTGGATATGAAACTGGTTGGGGATCGTAAAAAGATCCATTACGGGCTTTATGCCATTATGCTCATCGGTTTATATGTTGCCATAACAAACACGGCCCGCGCCACTGGGCACTGGTATACCAGGATATCAGACGCTGAGTATATCCTGAGGATATCGGAACTCAACCATCCAAAATACCTTCACAAGGCAGGCCAGTTTGAAACGGAATAA
- a CDS encoding GTPase Era — protein sequence MQSDKKTFKAGYVAIVGKPNVGKSTLINDFMGCKLSIVTPKPQTTRKKIMGVLTREEYQIVFYDTPGIMDPKYELQEYMVKTAYNTIEDADVILLMAEPFEPPDNVDKAIFEKLSRFNIPVILAINKIDLVEKDSLIPIISAYNTQFKFAEIVPISALKGMNLDLILTLIVKYLPEGEPFYPEDYMTDYNERFLAAEIIREKVFEFYGEEIPYSTTVEIEEFKEREAGKDYIKAIIYVERDSQKGIIIGKDGKAIKRVGLIAREEIEKQIGRKVYLELWVKVMEKWRKDKSKLYKLGYK from the coding sequence ATGCAATCAGATAAAAAAACCTTTAAGGCAGGTTATGTAGCCATTGTGGGTAAACCGAATGTGGGGAAATCAACCCTGATCAACGATTTTATGGGATGTAAATTATCCATCGTTACTCCAAAACCCCAGACAACCAGAAAAAAAATCATGGGCGTATTAACAAGGGAAGAGTATCAGATCGTTTTTTACGATACCCCGGGCATTATGGATCCGAAATATGAATTACAAGAATACATGGTGAAGACTGCCTACAATACTATAGAAGATGCGGATGTAATATTGCTGATGGCAGAACCTTTTGAGCCTCCTGACAACGTGGACAAGGCAATATTTGAAAAGTTATCGCGTTTTAATATACCGGTAATTTTAGCCATTAACAAGATAGATTTGGTGGAAAAAGACAGTCTAATACCGATTATTTCCGCGTATAATACTCAGTTCAAATTTGCCGAGATTGTCCCGATCTCAGCCTTAAAAGGAATGAATCTTGACCTGATACTAACACTCATTGTGAAATACTTGCCAGAAGGAGAACCTTTCTACCCCGAAGACTACATGACCGACTACAACGAAAGATTCCTCGCTGCTGAAATAATCCGGGAGAAGGTATTCGAGTTTTACGGGGAGGAAATCCCCTATTCCACCACGGTCGAGATCGAAGAATTTAAAGAACGGGAGGCAGGGAAGGATTATATTAAAGCCATTATTTACGTAGAACGTGATTCCCAAAAGGGTATTATTATTGGTAAAGATGGCAAAGCCATCAAGCGGGTTGGCCTCATTGCAAGGGAAGAGATTGAAAAACAGATAGGCCGAAAGGTATACCTGGAACTTTGGGTAAAGGTTATGGAGAAATGGCGGAAGGACAAGAGCAAGCTTTATAAATTGGGTTACAAGTAA